One part of the Capra hircus breed San Clemente chromosome 4, ASM170441v1, whole genome shotgun sequence genome encodes these proteins:
- the MALSU1 gene encoding mitochondrial assembly of ribosomal large subunit protein 1, whose product MGPGSFVAQRLGAQLCRRAVFPRAWPAAVVTPRLRLLAVGRPTARATLGRACLALDRARGLHGGPGLEEQADGTADEGLPESGTADHAGPKFDIDMLVSLLRQENARDICVIRVPPEMKYTDYFVIGSGTSTRHLHAMAYYIVKMYKHLKHESEPHVKIEGKDTDDWLCVDFGSMVVHLMLPETRETYELEKLWTLRSYDDQLAQIAPETLPEDFILGIEDGPSSLTPVEFKYE is encoded by the exons ATGGGGCCCGGCAGCTTTGTAGCGCAGCGGCTCGGGGCGCAGCTGTGCCGCAGGGCCGTGTTCCCCCGCGCGTGGCCGGCGGCTGTTGTCACGCCCCGTCTTCGGCTGCTGGCCGTGGGAAGGCCTACGGCGAGGGCAACACTCGGCAGGGCCTGCCTGGCCCTAGACCGAGCGCGCGGCCTGCACGGCGGGCCAGGCCTGGAGGAGCAGGCGGATGGGACAGCCGACGAGGGACTCCCGGAGTCTGGCACCGCAG ATCACGCTGGTCCCAAGTTTGACATCGATATGCTGGTTtcacttctcaggcaagaaaatgcaagagacattTGTGTCATCAGAGTTCCTCCAGAAATGAAATATACAGATTACTTTGTGATTGGTAGTGGCACTTCCACTCGACACTTGCATGCCATGGCCTACTACATTGTGAAAATG TACAAACACCTGAAACATGAAAGTGAGCCTCATGTTAAGATCGAAGGGAAGGACACTGATGACTGGCTGTGTGTGGACTTTG GCAGCATGGTGGTCCATTTGATGCTTCCAGAAACCCGAGAAACCTATGAATTAGAAAAACTATGGACCCTGCGTTCTTACGATGACCAGTTAGCTCAGATAGCACCTGAGACCTTACCTGAAGACTTCATTCTTGGAATAGAAGATGGCCCTTCGTCTCTGACTCCTGTGGAgtttaaatatgaataa